A single Triticum dicoccoides isolate Atlit2015 ecotype Zavitan chromosome 2A, WEW_v2.0, whole genome shotgun sequence DNA region contains:
- the LOC119355031 gene encoding potassium transporter 1-like: MSLQVEDPRSTETPAPLKRHDSLFGDAEKVSDSKHHGSQVSWMRTLSLAFQSVGIIYGDIGTSPLYVYSSTFPDGIKDRDDLLGVLSLILYTLIIIPMLKYVFMVLYANDNGDGGTFALYSLISRYAKIRLIPDQQAEDAAVSNYHIEAPNSQLKRAQWLKQKLESSKAAKIVLFTLTILGTSMVIGDGTLTPAISVLSAVSGIREKAPSLTQTQVVLISVAILFMLFSVQRFGTDKVGYTFAPVISVWFLLIAGIGLYNLVVHDVGVLRAFNPMYIVQYFVRNGKSGWVSLGGIILCVTGTEGMFADLGHFNIRAVQLSFNGILFPSVALCYIGQAAYLRKFPDNVANTFYRSIPAPMFWPTFIVAILAAIIASQAMLSGAFAILSKALSLGCMPRVRVIHTSHKYEGQVYIPEVNFLMGLASIVVTVAFRTTTSIGHAYGICVVTTFAITTHLMTVVMLLIWKKHVIFIMLFYVVFGSIELIYLSSILSKFIEGGYLPICFALVVMSLMAAWHYVQVKRYWYELDHIVPTSEMTMLLEKNEVRRIPGVGLLYTELVQGIPPVFPRLIQKIPSVHSIFMFMSIKHLPISRVVPTERFIFRQVGPREHRMFRCVARYGYSDALEEPKEFAAFLVDRLKMFIQEESAFALAQDEEESGEVSDAQARPGRSTVHSEEAVQGQARVSSHSASGRVSFHTNQAVEEEKQLIDREVERGMVYLMGEANVTAEAKSSILKKVVVNHVYTFLRKNLTEGHKVLAIPKDQLLKVGITYEI; encoded by the exons ATGTCGCTCCAGGTCGAGGACCCGCGGAGCACGGAGACGCCGGCGCCGCTCAAGCGCCACGACTCGCTGTTCGGCGACGCAGAGAAGGTCTCCGACTCGAAGCACCATGGGTCTCAG GTGAGCTGGATGCGGACGCTGAGCCTGGCTTTCCAGAGCGTGGGCATCATCTACGGCGACATCGGGACGTCGCCGCTCTATGTCTACTCCAGCACCTTCCCGGACGGCATCAAGGACAGGGATGATCTCCTGGGCGTCCTCTCGCTCATCCTCTACACTCTCATCATCATACCCATGCTCAAGTACGTCTTCATGGTGCTCTACGCCAACGACAACGGAGATG GTGGCACGTTTGCGCTTTACTCGCTGATATCACGGTACGCGAAGATCAGGCTGATCCCGGACCAGCAGGCGGAGGATGCGGCGGTGTCCAATTACCACATAGAAGCGCCAAACTCGCAGCTCAAGAGGGCGCAATGGTTGAAGCAGAAGCTCGAGTCCAGCAAGGCGGCCAAGATTGTGCTCTTCACCCTCACCATCCTCGGCACGTCAATGGTGATAGGCGATGGAACCTTGACCCCAGCAATCTCTG TGCTCTCTGCGGTGAGTGGGATCAGAGAAAAGGCGCCAAGCTTGACTCAGA CACAAGTGGTCCTCATCTCAGTGGCCATTCTGTTCATGCTCTTCTCGGTGCAGCGCTTCGGGACCGACAAGGTCGGGTACACCTTTGCGCCGGTCATCTCAGTGTGGTTCCTTCTGATTGCTGGCATCGGGTTGTACAACCTCGTCGTTCACGACGTCGGTGTTCTACGGGCCTTCAATCCCATGTATATAGTGCAATACTTCGTAAGGAACGGGAAGAGTGGGTGGGTGTCACTTGGTGGAATTATCTTGTGTGTCACAG GCACAGAAGGCATGTTTGCTGACCTAGGACATTTCAACATCAGGGCTGTTCAG CTCAGCTTCAACGGCATCCTGTTCCCGTCGGTGGCACTGTGTTATATTGGGCAGGCGGCTTACCTGAGGAAATTCCCAGACAACGTTGCAAACACCTTCTATAGATCCATCCCAG CACCAATGTTCTGGCCAACCTTCATCGTCGCCATTCTTGCCGCCATCATCGCAAGCCAAGCCATGCTCTCCGGTGCATTTGCCATCCTCTCCAAGGCCCTGTCTCTCGGTTGCATGCCAAGGGTTCGAGTCATCCACACCTCGCACAAGTACGAGGGGCAGGTGTACATTCCTGAAGTGAACTTCCTCATGGGATTGGCTAGCATCGTCGTCACGGTCGCCTTCCGGACGACCACCAGCATCGGCCATGCTTACG GGATCTGCGTGGTGACCACGTTTGCGATCACCACCCATCTGATGACCGTGGTCATGCTGCTGATATGGAAGAAGCACGTCATCTTCATCATGCTCTTCTACGTCGTGTTCGGCTCCATAGAGCTGATCTACCTCTCGTCCATACTGTCAAAGTTCATCGAAGGCGGGTACCTCCCCATCTGCTTCGCGCTGGTGGTGATGAGCCTGATGGCGGCGTGGCACTACGTCCAGGTGAAGAGGTACTGGTACGAGCTGGACCACATCGTGCCCACCAGCGAGATGACGATGCTGCTGGAGAAGAACGAGGTGCGGCGGATCCCCGGGGTGGGCCTCCTGTACACGGAGCTGGTCCAGGGCATCCCCCCGGTGTTCCCCCGGCTGATCCAGAAGATACCCTCCGTGCACTCCATCTTCATGTTCATGTCCATCAAGCACCTGCCCATCTCGCGCGTCGTGCCCACGGAGCGCTTCATCTTCCGGCAGGTCGGGCCGAGGGAGCACCGGATGTTCCGCTGCGTGGCGCGGTACGGCTACAGCGACGCGCTGGAGGAACCCAAGGAGTTCGCGGCGTTCCTCGTGGACAGGCTCAAGATGTTCATCCAGGAGGAGAGCGCGTTCGCGCTCGCGCAGGACGAAGAGGAGAGCGGCGAGGTTTCGGACGCCCAGGCGAGGCCGGGGCGGTCCACGGTGCACAGCGAGGAGGCGGTCCAAGGCCAGGCGCGGGTGAGCAGCCACTCGGCCTCGGGGAGGGTGAGCTTCCACACGAACCAGGcggtggaggaggagaagcagctgattGACAGGGAGGTGGAGCGAGGGATGGTGTATCTGATGGGGGAGGCCAACGTCACGGCGGAGGCCAAGTCCTCCAtcttgaagaaggtggtggtgaaccATGTCTACACCTTCTTGAGGAAGAACTTGACGGAGGGGCACAAGGTGCTGGCCATTCCCAAAGACCAGCTGCTCAAAGTCGGGATCACATACGAGATATAG